TTGCAATCGATCAATTGCCTAAATTGAATAGAGTGTACGCCACTCTAGTGCAAGAAGAAAGAGTGAGAGCAGTCTCTCGAGAAAAAAGGAACGGGGAGAGGTAGTTGGGTTCTCTAAACAAGTACGTGTAGGGTTGTCAACGAGGCGGGGAATGTGCAGAGGAAGCTTCCCCATTCCTCGCCCTGAAGTGCCTGCGGGGGAGATTTTGCCTCCATTCCCGTCCCCACGGGGAAATATTTGCCCTCATCCCCATCCCCACATATCTCAACGGTACCCGTGGAGATCGACGGATATcgaatattaacaaaatttctatatttttcgaTCAAAATTATGACAATAGGATGACGTTATTTTCTCCTGTTTTagttataaaaaacaaatattttgcatctttcttttttaaaaaataaaacacataatGCATTCATAACCAAAACTCATTGCAAAAGCATTTGGCTACTcataatcatacaaaacctaATAGCCAAAATATTCCATAATGTATAGCAAagtatgcataatcatacaaaatTTACAAccaaaatatctcaaaattGTTGGAGAAAATAATGAACAGACTCCTCagttacttttttatttattttttaataattataataataataatatagttaaGTATATATGGACGGATTCGGAGAATCCGCGGGGATGGATGTGTCTTCCCCGATCCCCGCCCCAAAGTACCCGCGGGAGAGTTTTTACCTCCATCCCCGTCCCCACGGGGAAAAAATCCTTGTTTTCGGAATTCCGAACGGGGCAATCCCTAAGTACGTGAAAGATCCAAATGACTCGCTGAGGTGAAAGACAAGGATATTGAATGTTCAAACTATAAACGACCAGGTCATGAAGCTGGCGGTTGTTTCCGACTGATCGGGTATCCCGAATGGTGGGGAGATTGACCACTGGGTGAAGAAAAACTCAATGGACGTGGGAGAGGACGACAGCAAGGAGGATTCACATCTGGCGGAGGAAGAAATGATACCAGTGATAACGGAACTGAATTTATATGTTTGAAAATTTACTTTAGTAAATAGAATTACAAACATCTTGTTCAGGAACACTGCAACAAAATGCACGGTAGAAAGGAAACACCGACACAttgttataaaatgagaaatcCTTTTCCGAACTTCCCTTCTTCTGCCTGTTAAATCCTTTTCTTCTACTTATCTGTTGTCCCTCTGTTGAAAATAAAACTGCTCTGAAGTAGACCAATAAAATCATCCAAAAAATGCCTTATACGACAGACAAGAATTTTTGAAATGTTTTTCAACAAAACGTTGCAAAGGCTGATGGGGCAAAAATCTTTCAGACACTTAATCAACTTTTGGAATTCAAACAATTAGAAACAATTTGTCTGTATTTTTTCATTTACTATAAAAATAGCTTTTGTAAGTTTATACATAAATGCTTATCATAATAAGCGTTTGTGCtataaactaaaaataagtAGCTTATCCAAACAAGCCCTTAAACAAAAACACCTGTCGTTCAATATTTGTCAAGCACTTTGTTCTCCTTTTCGAAGCTCACTCAGTTGAGTTTTAAAGATAAATGCAAAAGCAACTTTagtgaagaaaaacaaaagcacAAACTTTATCTTAGTTTAACCAAAATCTAAAATGTACATATGGCAAACTGCATTTTCATTAACTACATATTAATAGCACGAGTTATATGATTCAAGGATACATCATTTTCTTTCCTATTGTCAGAGCATTATACATATTTCAGAATACCAACAGGTCACTCTAACCTAAGTGCCAAGTTAGACAAACCACAACCACAGGACCTAAAAACACACTGCCACTCCCAATTTAAAGGTGTTCCTATAACATCTTCCTTCTATTAATAAGTCATCAGTTATCGACATGAACTAAGAACACAAGTCTAATCAGTCAAATTACAGAACCATATCAACATGTAGTCAAAGATCAGCTTGTACTATACTGGAATTAACACCACGCAATCTGTCACTGCAACCAAAAACCAATATTTCATCAAGTTATATGCAcatttggaaaagaaaaaaggaatcCATTAAGCTGCTGAAAAAATAACTATCGAATCCTTACAAGGATAAGTCGTTTTTTAAAAATCACTATGGCTAAGCATACGTAAACACATATAAAAGGCCGAGAAATACTTGTTCCTCCTTTAGGCTCTTACTTCATTCTTATGCATAACTCTGTAAGAGTTGTAACAAAGGAATGCAGGATACACCAACAACTCATTTAGACAGCAATAGAGAAGACATGGATTAGTGTTGCCTCTCTATTTCATTGTTTCTATCCAGTCTATTGGCATTTGGCAATAACTCAAATAGTACAAATTGCTCAGTTTACTTGAATCTCAATGCTTCTTCTCCTCATTAGAATACAAAGATTCAAGAACCAACTTCAAATTACAACTTGTAACAAGTGGTGCTTCCACTGCATTGATGCATCCCTTCAGTGCCACTGCACTGTCACTAAACCCATTGAGGATGCAAATACCTCTGTTAAGGGACACTGATGTTTCTTTCTCAACATGTTTGAAATCAAAAAGTGGTCTATCCTTGAACCAAGCAAATATCTGAAGTCCTATTTGATGCTTATGAAAGTTTTTTCTCACTCTTGTGATTAAAAAGGAAATCAATAAAAGTAGAAGAGACTATAAGACATTCTATATTCTAAAAACAAGTAACAATAAGTTATATTATTTCATGCAATAATATCATCCTgatatataacataaaaaaattgaatttgcaGAGATTCACCAGCATGCAAAGCAAATAACATTTTGAGCACTACAATGGTTATGGCGAACATTGCAAATGTAAATTGTACTAACCATAGAATAGAATGTTGTCAGCATCATGATCTCCTAAAAATATGATGACGGCCCAAAACTTCAGGTATCCCCAATGCGGAAATGCTTTCACAGCCAAAGATCTCCTGAAGCTTTGCATCACACGTTATTGCCATAGGATTCACAGGATCCTACAAGTATATTCAAGGTCGTGTAACAGTGTAAGTCAATAAGTTATGTTCCAACAAAGTTCACCACCACCATacataatgttatttatataagcaaaaactTCATTCCTTCAAAACTATTTGTGTTGCGGATAAACAGCTATAATCATATTTGCTTGCAAGAGTTCAAGTGTTCATTGTCATAGAAGCTTGAATTGCTTGTGCTTACATAAAAATGTAGAAACTTGCTAATGTGCCTAATAATTAGAGCTCCATAAATACATTAGAGTAACAAAGACTTTTgtaacattttaaattttgttccTACATGTAAATGTGCTAggtaaaacagaaaataattgTAATAAAAGATACAAGTATAACAAAATACAAGGCATTAAATTAGCATGCAAAAAAATACCACCATGGAATATTGGAAACAAAAATTGTCGTACTAAAAAGACAAGATGTTAAAGTGAGGTAGGCTGAAAGAATAAAAAGCATGTGAACTTGTTAGCAAAACTATCAAGCTAACAATGATTATCATTCTCATGAATCATGATACTTAACGTCAATACAGCATTGCCAGTGTGCACGAACTTAGTATAAAAATAAACTCTTGCATACCTCTAGATGGTTGACCTTTATGTACTCCCAGATACGTCTCAGAACCTCTGACTGTAGCATCTCTCTTCCAGTAACACCGAAAAAGTTAGCAAGTGAATCAGATATTATTACAGAAGGAGTAGGTTCAGCACTTCTTGTTCCCAACTCCACTTCTACCTTCTGTTTCTTTGGGGCAGGTTTTTCTGAAAGTTCCAAAGCATGAAGATATCAAGCAATGCATTAAACCACAATTTTGTAAAAAGATACCATAATAACTCAGAAACGTACTGGTTGGTTCAAGGGCAATTATGTGTTTAGCGAGCAACTTATTCATCTTGAACATATCAGTACAGTCTGTCTCAAACACCACGCGCAATTCATCATTGCAAATTATCTTCCTTTTATTGCTAGGATCTTGGAGATTGTTTTTCTTTATGTATGCCCACAGTTGCTTCACAATCTAAACCATTCATTCCACAAATTATAAATCTTTCCGGAAGCGTAAACGATATTGAAATATGTAAAGTGAACAACAAACTTCAAAAGTATTAGCACAAACCTCAGTCCTTGGCATTGCTGGCTGGCCAACAATGACCTGAAGTTCGGGCGAAACACCACATAGTTTGTTGAGACCTCCTGGGCCACCTCTTCTCTTTGGCTTAGGTTGAgcactgcaaaaaaaaaaaaaaaagacacaagTAAGATTTGCGTAACATAACCAAACATCATTGCAAGCAAAAAGCAATTAACTAAACCTCTATAACACATCATACAGTATCATATTTATATAAAGATACGAAACAAAGAAGTTCAGTCATATGCAGACTTGGAATgacaaatttggaagaaaaaaagggGAATCTCGGTGCATGATCTCATCAAGTGTGACTTGGGAGGATAGATATACCGTATACGCAGCCTTATCCCAACAAGTAGAGAGACCGTTTTCCAAGATCTAAACCTATGACCTCTAGAATTGGTTCTACTTGAAGCTATAAATTGTAACTtttgattctagaattgattttttacactcaaatctactcttcaactcacttttacatgaatgtatccaaacatagaTCACTTTACCTTCAACTCAATTTTAGTAAAAATCAATTCactcaatcaatttttttcgccgcagaaccaaacatacactttcCAGTTACACTTGAATTTCACAATCACACACTCCCcaaaattgaatttcaaaacaataataaatttttaaccTAATCTCATCCTAGAACCAAAAATAAACCCAGCATCACTTGATAGATCTGATTCATATTCCACACCATATCAAAACCCAACTTCAGAATATTTCATTTTCCCCCTCTTCACCCTTACTACTATATATACTGtataacaacaaaacaaaaatctctCATTTCCAAAattacaacaaaacaaaaaaacactgTTTAAATagcattaattaattgattactTAAATTCACCAACCACCTCTTTAATTCATGCTATTTTTTCCCCATTCATGCAACCATTtcaaagtattttaaaaaa
This portion of the Trifolium pratense cultivar HEN17-A07 linkage group LG3, ARS_RC_1.1, whole genome shotgun sequence genome encodes:
- the LOC123917762 gene encoding probable global transcription activator SNF2L2, producing MVITEEEISEAIHSLFTESNPRIRTFTTLNQVVQELQSKLGHDLTHKLDFITSQINLLFASQQQQQHSRQLQQQQQQQQPPQQPQQQPQQLLSFQNKDHFALHQNPNSHSVPVVTPVFRNNPITAAHAPQAPPLSPNVVPKESAQPKPKRRGGPGGLNKLCGVSPELQVIVGQPAMPRTEIVKQLWAYIKKNNLQDPSNKRKIICNDELRVVFETDCTDMFKMNKLLAKHIIALEPTKKPAPKKQKVEVELGTRSAEPTPSVIISDSLANFFGVTGREMLQSEVLRRIWEYIKVNHLEDPVNPMAITCDAKLQEIFGCESISALGIPEVLGRHHIFRRS